The following are from one region of the Apostichopus japonicus isolate 1M-3 chromosome 17, ASM3797524v1, whole genome shotgun sequence genome:
- the LOC139984525 gene encoding uncharacterized protein, whose protein sequence is MDPENSHETQQSLSAVSIKLPPYWPNDPIIWFAQVEAQFVTRRVTNEDTKYSYVISSLQPEIAQEVRDLLISKPSEQPYQKLKEELIKRTTASEQKRLHQLLISEELGDRKPTQLLRKMRQLLGTNTLHANILKQLFVQRLPSSAQLILASMSDTTPIETVAELADKIMEVTPAYPPIAAIQTSQAQAQKSEVQQLSEQVRELTAQIASLKSEVRERSRSRSRSRQRFSSQSNNTSNVDSDICWYHQSFGDKARKCRAPCKYPSNLKPENEQASV, encoded by the coding sequence atgGATCCAGAAAATTCCCACGAAACACAACAATCGCTATCCGCAGTTAGTATTAAATTACCTCCGTACTGGCCCAATGACCCAATTATCTGGTTCGCACAGGTTGAGGCGCAATTCGTAACGAGGAGAGTTACTAACGAGGATACAAAATATTCCTACGTGATATCGTCCCTACAACCGGAAATAGCCCAGGAAGTACGCGACTTGCTCATAAGTAAGCCAAGCGAACAACCCTATCAAAAACTAAAGGAGGAGTTGATTAAGCGAACAACGGCTTCGGAGCAAAAACGGCTCCACCAGTTGTTAATTTCTGAAGAATTGGGGGATCGGAAACCCACGCAACTGTTGCGCAAAATGCGTCAGCTGCTAGGAACAAACACCCTTCATgcgaacattttgaaacaacttTTTGTTCAGCGACTTCCATCGAGCGCCCAACTAATTCTGGCGTCGATGAGCGACACCACACCGATAGAAACCGTAGCCGAGTTAGCTGATAAAATCATGGAAGTAACTCCTGCATATCCTCCCATCGCTGCCATACAAACATCCCAGGCCCAGGCACAAAAATCAGAAGTGCAACAACTAAGTGAACAAGTCCGTGAACTCACTGCCCAAATTGCTTCACTAAAGTCAGAGGTCAGGGAGCGCAGTCGAAGCCGATCTCGAAGCCGACAAAGATTCAGTTCCCAGTCAAATAATACCAGTAACGTCGACAGTGATATTTGTTGGTATCATCAATCATTTGGTGATAAGGCCAGGAAATGTAGAGCGCCATGCAAGTATCCAAGCAATTTAAAGCCGGAAAACGAACAGGCCAGCGTGTAA